The DNA region TTGATGACGAGGGGGTCCTCGCCGATGCGCTGCTGCACCGGCGGCAGCTTGCCCGCCTTCACGAGCTCGGCGAGCTGCGGCGCCTCCTTGAAGGTCTTCGGGAAGCGCGCGGGGTCCGTGATCACCTCCGCCCCCTCGAGCTTGCCGATCAGATTGGCCCCGAGCTTCATGGGCGTCTGGGTGGCGCCGGGCGGAGCGAAGGCGAGCGCCCCCTGCGAGGCCGCCGCGGTCAGGAGGCCGAGCTTCAGGAGATCGCGCCGGCTCAGGCCGAGACTGTCATGGTCGGATGCACGATCCACTTCGTCGTGGTCGCTCATTAGGAGCCTCCTCGTCGGGAAGGGCGCTTCACATGGCGGATGGAAAGCGCGGCGCCCGCTTTTCACGGATCGCTCGCGCGCCCTCGCGCACGTCCTCGTCCATGAACGTCAGCATCTCGAGCGCGATGGACTGATCGAAGATCGGCCCCGCCATCCGGAGCCAGTTGTTCAGGGAACGCTTGGTCCAGCGAATAGCTTGCTGGGCGCCGGTGGCCAGCTTGTCGGCCACCTCGAAGGCCTTCGGCAGCACCTCGGCGGCGGGCAGGCTCATGCTGACCAGCCCGATGCGCTCGGCCTCCTTGCCGTCGATGAAGTCGCTGGTGAGGAGGTAGTACTTGGCCTTGGCCATCCCGCAGAGGAGCGGCCAGATGATGGCGGCGTGGTCACCCGCCACCACGCCGAGCTTGGTGTGCCCGTCGGTGAAGCGGGCGGTCTCGGAGATGATGCTGATGTCGGAGAGCAGCGCGACCACCAGCCCCGCGCCCACCGCCACGCCGTTGATGGCGGAGATCACGGGCTTGTCCAGGTTGATCAGGTTGTAGACGAGGTCGGAGGCCTCGCGGGTCATACGGGCCAGGCGCTTGGGGTCGCGGGCGTTGGCGTCCACCATGTCGAGGTCACCGCCCGCGGAGAACGCGCGCCCCGCGCCGGTGATCACCGCCACCCGGGCGCTCTCGTCGGCGTCGAGGGTGAGCCACACCTGGGTGAGCTCCCAGTGCAGGCGGTCGTTGGTGGCGTTGAGCACCTCGGGCCGGTTGATGGTGATGAGCACCACGCCGTGGGGGCGCCGCTCGAAGACGAGGTGCTGATAGTCCTTGTAGTCCATGGGGTCGAGCCTCCTGGGTCGGTGCCAGGAGGCTAGCACAGGGTCTTGCCCCGCGGCCGACCCAACGGTACAAGGGGGCCATGACTACCCCCGGCCGGTTCGAGGGCAAGGTGGTGGCGGTGACGGGCGCGGCCAAGGGATTCGGCGAGGCCATCGCCCGCCGCTTCGCCGCGGAGGGCGCGCGGGTGGTGCTGGGCGACGTCGACGAGGCGGCGGGCACGGCGGTCGCGCGGAGCATCGAGACGGCCGGCGGCCGCGCCCGGTTCCGCCCGTGCGACGTGGCGGCGGCCGCGGACGTAGAAGCGTTGGTGGGCGCCGCGGTCGAGGGCGAGGGCGGGCTCGACGTCATGGTCAACAATGCCGGCTTCTCCCACACGTCGATGCCGCTGTGGGATCTGCCCGAGGCGGACTTCGACCGGCAGATCGCGGTGAACTTCAAGGGCGTGTTCCTGGGCTGCAAGTACGCGGTGCCCGCGCTGCGCAACCGCGGCGGCGGCGTCATCGTGAACACCGCGTCCATCGGCGCGCGGCGGCCCCGCCGCGGCGTCACCGTGTACAACGCGACGAAAGGCGCGGTGCTGACCCTCACGCGCGGCCTTGCCGGCGAGGTCGCTCGCGACGGGATCCGCGTCTGCGCGGTGTGCCCGGTGGCGGCCGACACCGCCTTTATGGTGACCGCGCGCGGCGGCACGCCCCTCGACGACCGCACGCGCGAGAGCCTGGTGCGCGGCATCCCGCTGGGACGCCTCTGCGCCCCGGACGACGTGGCGGGCGCGGTGACGTTCCTCGCTTCGCCGGACGCGGCGTTCCTCACCGGGGTGTGCCTCGACGTCGACGGGGGGCGGTCGATCGAGTAGGGGGCGTCGCGGCGGGGCTCGGCGGTTCGCTTGACGCCGCGGGCGGCCGGGCGGACGATCGGAGGGCAGGAGATCCCGCGTATGGCTGCCGCGCTCGAGCTTCCGACGCTGACCGACGTGATGGCGGAGCTCGCCGCACGCGGCTTCACCGATCAGTTCCGGGTTGCCGGAGACCGGCTACGCGCGGTCAGCAGCGGCACGCTCTACGCGCCCGGCGATCTGCGCCTGGTCGACTTCCATCGCTTCGAGGGCGTGTCCGATCCCGACGACATGGCCATCGTGTATGCCCTGGAGACACGCGGCGGAGTGCGGGGCACCCTGACCGACGCCTTCGGCGTCTACGCCGAGCCCGGCGTGGGGGCGTTCATGGAGCAGGTGAAGCGCGCCGCCTAGCTCACGCCGGGCTTGCGCTGGCGGCGGGGATGGGTGACACAATGGCTGCCCATGGACCTCGCCCCCTCGCCCCGCCAGCGTGAGCTGATCGACCTCGCCCGCCGCCTCGCCCGCGAGCGCTTCGCGCCCCGCGCCGAGCGCCACGACCGCGAGGCCTCGTTTCCCTTCGACGACTATGCGGACCTGCGCGCGGTGGGCCTGCTCGGCCTCTGCGTGCCCGAGCGCTTCGGCGGGCTCGGCGCGGACTACGAGACCTACTGCCTGGTCGCCGAGCAGCTCGCGCAGGGGAACGCCTCGACCTCGCTCACCTTCAACATGCACTGCCTCACCATGCTGATGATGGGCCCCATCGCCGACACGATGCCGTTGCCGCCGGCCGTGCGCGAGCGCCACGACAAGCTGCGCGCGGCCAAGTTCCGCGAGGTGGTGGAGCAGGGCGCCTTCTACGGTCAGCCGCACTCGGAGCCGGTGGAGCAGGGGCAGACCGACACCAAGCTCAGCATGGGCGGGCGGCGCTTCGGCACCACCGCGAAGAAGGTGGACGGCGGCTACGTGGTGAACGGGCGAAAGTTCTTCGTGTCGCTCGCGGGCTCCGCGCCCTACTTCGCCACGCCGGCGATCCGCCTGGGCGACGAGCCGTGGATCGAACGGACGCTCTACCTCCAGGTGCCCAAGGACGCGCCGGGGGTGTCGTTTCCCGGCGAGTGGGATCCCATGGGCATGCGGGGAACGGTGAGCCGCGACATGGTGCTCGAGAACGTCTTCGTGCCCGACGACGGCGAGGTGCTGCCGCCGGGGATGTTCGGCGCCATGTATAACGCCTTCCCCCATCTCTCGCCGCTCACGTTCTGCGCCACCTTCCTCGGCCTCATGCAGGCGGCCTACGACGGCGCCCTCGCATACCTCCGGGGCGAGCTGGCGGGCTCGCCGGGGCTGCACACCGAGGCGGCGGTGAAGGGCCACGCGGTGGCCGAAATGCTCTTCACGCTGGAGGCGACCCGCGCCCTCTACTACCGCGCGATCTCGGAAGCCCGAGTCGACGCGCCCGCGGACGCCGTGCAGCGCGCGCGGGCGGCCCACGTCACCGTGCAGCGCTCGACGGTGACGGTGACCCAGGAGGCCATTCGCGTGTGCGGGGGGCGCGGTCTCCTCAAGCGCTATCCGCTCGAGCGCTACGCGCGCGACGCGCGCGCGGGGGCCCTCATGCGGCCCTGGACCCAGGAGATCGCCACCCAGCAGGCGTGGGAGTCCGCGCTCGGGCTCGGAGGCGCCGCGGAGGCCCGATGACCGCCGCCTGGGCGCACGATCCGGGCGGCGTGCACCTGATCGGCAGCGTGCCGATGGCGGATGCGGAGTCGGTGTTCCGCGCCGTGGCGGACGCGCTCGGTCGCCACCTGCGCCGCCTGCCCGACGGTGAGACGGGCGAGCGCCGGCGCTGGATCTTCTTCCAGAACCTGATGCTGCGGCGGCATCCGGACATGGAGGACGATCCGACGGTGCCGCCCTTCGCGCTGCGCCAGTGGGATGGCAAGCTCCTGCGCGAGATGACGCTGCTGCGCTTTCGCTCCGGCGTGGACCCGGAGCGGGTGCGCTTCGAGACCGGCTACGCGGAGGCCGCGCGCGCCTCCTTCACGGTCTTCGCGCGCCTCCAGGCCGAGGGCGTCCTCCCCGCCGGCGTGCGCTTCCAGGTGTGCCTGCCCACGCCGATGGCCAGCGGCTACATGTACGTGAGCCCGCGGGCGCGCGCGCCCTATCTGCCCGTCTACGAGCGGGCGCTGCGCGGCGCCCTCGAGGAGATCGTGGCGACGATTCCCGCCGAGCGCCTCGCAATCCAGTGGGACGTGTGCCAGGAGGTGCTGATCCACGAGGGCTTCTTCCCGGACCGGCCCGCCGATTTTGCGGCGCAAATCGCGGCCGAATTGGCCCGTCTCGGTGATGCCGTGCCCGCGGCGGTCGAGATGGGCTATCACCTCTGCTACGGCTCACCCGCGGACGAGCATCTCGTGATGCCGCGGGACCTCGGCGTCTTGGTGGACATGACGCGGGCTCTCCGCCGCTCGCTCCGCCGGCGCATGGACTTCCTGCATCTGCCCGTGCCGAAGGATCGCACCGATGCCGCATACTTCCGGCCGCTCGAACGGCTCGAGGGCGATTCCGAGACCGCGCTCTACCTGGGTCTGATTCACTACGGCGATGAGGCGGGCGACACCGCCCGGATCGCCGCCGCGCAGGTCTTCGTGCGCGACTTCGGTGTGGCGTCCGAATGCGGCTGGGGGCGCACCGACCCCGGGCGCGTGCCCGGCCTGCTGGAGAGTCACCGGCGCGCGGCGGAGCGCCTCGCCGGCTCCCGCTCCCGGTAGCGAGCCTCGACGAGGCGCCGGAGCGCTCGGCGGCTCGTCGCCGTGATCGGGGTGGGCAGCTCGAGCGAGGTCCAGCCGTCGCGCCCCCGTACATCGGCGCGGCGCTCGCCCTCGCGTGTGAGGTGGAAGTGGAGGAGCGGCTGGCGGCGTGCGTAGAACACGGCGCGCGATTTCTCGACCACGCCCGGCCAGCGGCGCAGGTCGGCGAAGAGGGGGGCCAGATCCTTCAGGAGCGCGGGCGGGCAATGGGCCATTGGTCGCGCATTGCCTCGTGTGCTATCTCTACCGCGTCACCATGCGAGCGCGCTCACTGGGACGTGGACGCGGCGGCGAGGAGGCTAGCGCCACACACATGGGCTGGCGGGGGGCATCCCAGGAGATCGAGCACGGTGGGCACGACGTCGAAGGCCGAGTGCTCGCCGCGATCGCCGGGGACCAAGCCCGGCGCGGCGATGTACGCCATGCCGTGCCGTCCGGTATGGCCGCCCGTGCGCCGCAGAGCCACCGGCCCCACGACTCCCAGGCGCGGGTGCTCGAGCGCGGCGGCGGGGCCTCGCCACACCACGATGAGGTCGCACTCGGAGCCCGCGAGGGCGAGGGGATCGCGCGTCGCGGAGCGCTCGATGTCCTCCACCGCCTGCTCGCCGGTGCGCGGGTCGCGGCATTCGCGGAGCAGCGCCTCGATCTCACGGCACGTCTCCTCGTAGCGCGCGGGGTCCACGAGGCCGTCGCGCTCGCGCCCACGCAGGTTGATTCGGATCCGCCCGTCGTAGAAGGACGGCAGCGCGAAGGCGCGCATGCGAGGCCACTGCTCGCGATAGTGCGTGGCCGGCTGCCACGTCAGATCGGGCCGTGGGGCGGGGGCGCGGCCTGATCGCCACCGCTCGACGCCGGCCCGCGCGCCCTTGAGCGCCGCCCGGATCGGCCGAGGGAGCGAGCGGGCCAGCGTGTGCAGCGCGGCCGCCCCATCCGTCGCCGCAGCGGGGTGCGGAATGAGCCGCACAGGCTCCCAGCGTTCGTCCGCCTCCAGGATAGGAACGGCGCCGGGCGCCGCCGCCCAAGCGCCCGGCACTGTCAGCAGGGATCGGCCGAAGGCATGGCGATAGAGCAGCTCGGGCAGGAGCACCATCGACTGCACGTCGGAGTGGTTGGTCCCCATGCCGCCCATGGTGAAGGCGACCACCGCCGCCCCCCCGGCCGTGCGCGTGAGTTCGCCCACCATGCGGTCGAGCCCCCGGTGAACGGCGAGCAGGGCTTCGGCCGCGGCGGGGGCCGAGGGATGAGTGTGAAGAGGATGCCGGGGGTCGACTCCGTGCCACAGCCCCTCCACCGAGCCGTGCAGCTCTCCCGCCACCGCGATGAAGAGATCCCAGTCGGGCAGCCGCTCGGTCATGAGCCAGCGCGCCGCGCGCGTCCGGACGTCGAGGGCCCCGCTAAGGGCCTCACCCATGGTCTGAGCGCGCTCAGCGGAAGGCCACGGAATCCCGTACGTCCAGGGCGCCGCGGGGTAGCGACCGAAGCGCGCCAAGAACTCGTCGAGCACCCCGGCGGGGCGACCGGTGAGGAAGGTCCCCGGGTCGTGGGCCCCCCACGCCACGATGCCGCGGGTCCTGGGCGCGCGTCGGAGATCCACATAGGGTGTGTCGAAGACGACGGGGCGGCGGTCGATGCGCTCCCACCACGGCTCGAAGCGAGCCCCGTCCTGCCAGACGCGATAGGTCGAGGGGTCGAACTCCACGGCAGCCCAACGGCGCGCCGCGTCTGGCGTCTGTCCGGACGCCACGTGCTCCCATGCCAGGCCCGTCCGCTGCGCGGGGCCGTGGTCGAGGAGGAAGCGTGCGGAGCGCCGTCCCAACTCGGCGAGTGCCGGCAGCTCGCCCGCCGCCATCAGTCGCTCGGCATGGGTCACCTCGAGGCCGTCGAGCCCGATCACCACGACGCGCTGCCCTCTGGCGTGCCCCTTCTCCACGAGCGTCAGTCTAGCGCACCGTGGACGCCCCGCGAAGCCGGCGCGACCGTGTCCTAGCCCCTCCGTCATGGACGTCTCCGTCATCCTCTGCACCTACAATCGCGCGCGCTCCCTCGGGGTCACACTGCGGGCCCTCGACGAGCAGGTGGTGCCCACCGGGCTCAAGTGGGAGCTGCTGATCATCGACAACAAATCACCCGACGGGACGCGGGCCGTGGTGGAGGCCTTCGCAGCTTCCGCGCGCATCGACGTGCGCTATTTCTTCGAGGCGCGCCAGGGCCTGAGCCACGCGCGCAATGCCGGCATCGCGCGGGCCGGGGGCGCCATCATCGCCTTCACGGACGACGACGTGAGCCCGGCCCCGGACTGGGTGGCAAACGTGACGGCCGCGATGCGCGGGACCGACGCGGACATCGTAAGCGGGCGCATCCTGCCCCAGTGGGAGCATCCTCCACCACCGTGGCTGGTCGGTCGGCCTTTCCTGCACGGCGCCTACGCGATCATGGAGCATGCAGAGCCAGGAGAGGTAGTGGCCTTCCGGAGACTGCCCCGGGTGTGGGGCGCCAACATGGCGTTTCGCCGCGGTGTCTTCGCCACCGCGGGGCTCTTCGACGCAGATCGGGGCGTCAGGGGCGGGAAGCTCTATGGCGGCGAGGAGTGGGAACTGGTGAAGCGCGCGCTGGCCAGCGGCCGGCGCGCCTTCTACGATCCGCGCATCGTGGTCTGGCACCGCATCGCCGCCCACCGGATGCGGCGGCGGTATGTGTCTCGTCACTACTTCGAGCGGGCCGAGGGCGAGGCGCTGGCCCAGGCGCTCCCCGCGGGGCGTCAGCTCCTGGGCGCCCCGCTCTTCATGTACGGTCAGGCGGCGGCGCGGATCGGCGGGTGGTTGTGGGCGGTGACGCGGGGCCGGCCGGACTCGCTCGATCGATGGCTGGCGAGTTGCGAGGTGATGGGAGGCCTCTGGGGGGGATGGAAGCGGCGCGCGCGCCGGGAGCGCCGGTGATCAGCTCTCAGGCCGCCACGCACGCCGCACGG from Candidatus Methylomirabilota bacterium includes:
- a CDS encoding acyl-CoA dehydrogenase family protein, with the translated sequence MDLAPSPRQRELIDLARRLARERFAPRAERHDREASFPFDDYADLRAVGLLGLCVPERFGGLGADYETYCLVAEQLAQGNASTSLTFNMHCLTMLMMGPIADTMPLPPAVRERHDKLRAAKFREVVEQGAFYGQPHSEPVEQGQTDTKLSMGGRRFGTTAKKVDGGYVVNGRKFFVSLAGSAPYFATPAIRLGDEPWIERTLYLQVPKDAPGVSFPGEWDPMGMRGTVSRDMVLENVFVPDDGEVLPPGMFGAMYNAFPHLSPLTFCATFLGLMQAAYDGALAYLRGELAGSPGLHTEAAVKGHAVAEMLFTLEATRALYYRAISEARVDAPADAVQRARAAHVTVQRSTVTVTQEAIRVCGGRGLLKRYPLERYARDARAGALMRPWTQEIATQQAWESALGLGGAAEAR
- a CDS encoding enoyl-CoA hydratase/isomerase family protein → MDYKDYQHLVFERRPHGVVLITINRPEVLNATNDRLHWELTQVWLTLDADESARVAVITGAGRAFSAGGDLDMVDANARDPKRLARMTREASDLVYNLINLDKPVISAINGVAVGAGLVVALLSDISIISETARFTDGHTKLGVVAGDHAAIIWPLLCGMAKAKYYLLTSDFIDGKEAERIGLVSMSLPAAEVLPKAFEVADKLATGAQQAIRWTKRSLNNWLRMAGPIFDQSIALEMLTFMDEDVREGARAIREKRAPRFPSAM
- a CDS encoding SDR family oxidoreductase translates to MTTPGRFEGKVVAVTGAAKGFGEAIARRFAAEGARVVLGDVDEAAGTAVARSIETAGGRARFRPCDVAAAADVEALVGAAVEGEGGLDVMVNNAGFSHTSMPLWDLPEADFDRQIAVNFKGVFLGCKYAVPALRNRGGGVIVNTASIGARRPRRGVTVYNATKGAVLTLTRGLAGEVARDGIRVCAVCPVAADTAFMVTARGGTPLDDRTRESLVRGIPLGRLCAPDDVAGAVTFLASPDAAFLTGVCLDVDGGRSIE
- a CDS encoding glycosyltransferase, with the translated sequence MDVSVILCTYNRARSLGVTLRALDEQVVPTGLKWELLIIDNKSPDGTRAVVEAFAASARIDVRYFFEARQGLSHARNAGIARAGGAIIAFTDDDVSPAPDWVANVTAAMRGTDADIVSGRILPQWEHPPPPWLVGRPFLHGAYAIMEHAEPGEVVAFRRLPRVWGANMAFRRGVFATAGLFDADRGVRGGKLYGGEEWELVKRALASGRRAFYDPRIVVWHRIAAHRMRRRYVSRHYFERAEGEALAQALPAGRQLLGAPLFMYGQAAARIGGWLWAVTRGRPDSLDRWLASCEVMGGLWGGWKRRARRERR